Genomic DNA from Halorussus rarus:
CTTCGTGGCCGAGAACGACCTGGCGCTGGTCGACCTCTACACCGAGGGCTGCTCGCTCTGCCAGGCCATCGAGCCCGTGGTGGGCAACGTCGCCCGGGCGACCGACGCGGCCGTGGCGATGCTCAACCCCCGCGAGGACCTCTCGCTCGTCGACGAGTACGACGTCCGGAGCGTCCCGACCCTGCTGCTGTTCGAGGACGGGGAGCTGGTCGGGAGAATGGCCGAGGGGTTCCAGGGGACCGAGGCGGTCGTCGCGTTCGTCGAGTCCCGCGGCGGGCGCGAATAGCACTCTCGGCCGCCGTCGGCGCGCTCACTCTCCGCCGGCGCCACCGGTAGCGGAAAACCCGGCCGTCGGGACGCCGTTTTTGAGTCCGGAGACCTAACTGCGTCCATGAGCGAAGCATCCGCTGACGACGCGCTGACCGTCTACTCCGACTACGTCTGCCCGTTCTGCTACCTCGGCAAGGCCGCGATGGAGCGGTACCGCGAGGAGACCGACGACCCGCCCGCGGTCGACTGGCGGTTCTACGACCTCCGGGGGTACAAGCGCGGCCCCGACGGCGAGATCCGGGAGGACGTCGACGACGGCAAGGACGACGACTACTTCGCGCAGGTCCGGGAGAACGTCGAGCGCCTCAAGGCGCGCTACGACGTCGAGATGGACCTCGACTTCTCGACCGACGTCGACT
This window encodes:
- a CDS encoding thioredoxin family protein, encoding MTDTDAITPEKPVRLDGGDDFDAFVAENDLALVDLYTEGCSLCQAIEPVVGNVARATDAAVAMLNPREDLSLVDEYDVRSVPTLLLFEDGELVGRMAEGFQGTEAVVAFVESRGGRE